The following proteins are co-located in the Methylomonas sp. 11b genome:
- the mobA gene encoding molybdenum cofactor guanylyltransferase MobA: MSGQNKVSGVVLAGGMARRMQEQDKGLMLCNNRPLVSYALAAMAPLVDELLISANRHQDQYRQFAYPVISDAEPSFDGPLAGILAAMQATQHGILLVAPCDSPLVASMHLQRLLDALISQDADIAVAFDGERLHPVFAVLKTSLQTDLQNYLRSGERKLQTWFHRHSMVEVDFSDTPHIFVNINTPAELLTVEQSLAEILP, encoded by the coding sequence ATGAGCGGGCAAAACAAAGTTAGCGGCGTGGTGCTGGCGGGCGGCATGGCCAGACGCATGCAGGAGCAAGATAAGGGCTTGATGTTGTGCAATAACCGGCCCTTGGTTAGCTATGCGCTTGCTGCCATGGCCCCGTTGGTGGATGAATTATTAATCAGCGCCAATCGCCATCAAGACCAGTACCGGCAATTCGCTTACCCGGTTATCAGCGATGCCGAACCAAGCTTCGACGGCCCGCTAGCCGGTATCTTGGCGGCGATGCAGGCCACACAACATGGGATATTACTGGTAGCGCCGTGCGATTCGCCGCTGGTAGCAAGCATGCATTTGCAACGCTTGCTCGACGCATTAATTAGCCAGGATGCGGACATCGCCGTGGCGTTTGACGGCGAACGCTTACACCCGGTTTTCGCAGTGCTGAAAACCAGCTTGCAAACTGATTTACAGAATTACCTGCGTAGCGGTGAGCGCAAGTTGCAGACTTGGTTTCATCGGCATTCAATGGTCGAGGTGGATTTCAGCGACACGCCGCACATCTTCGTCAACATCAATACGCCGGCGGAATTGCTGACTGTGGAGCAATCGTTAGCCGAAATCTTGCCTTAA
- a CDS encoding DUF302 domain-containing protein: protein MLKRLVIFASLPLIASCAAQPLHTEEVTYYQVETSKPYDEVLAELEVAIAEHNFRITGHSRVGKVIRDRGATNFPEYDTVQFCNLTLAKVVLEITPHAIGYMPCNVVTYQFEGKTIVRTHLLPEDTGNPALNKFAKEMNPQLRQIVDFAAEQ, encoded by the coding sequence ATGTTAAAAAGACTCGTCATTTTCGCAAGCCTGCCGTTGATTGCAAGTTGTGCCGCGCAGCCTCTGCATACCGAAGAAGTCACGTATTACCAGGTGGAAACCAGCAAACCGTACGACGAAGTATTGGCGGAACTGGAAGTGGCGATTGCCGAACACAACTTTCGCATCACCGGCCACAGTCGGGTGGGGAAGGTGATCCGTGATAGAGGGGCCACGAATTTTCCGGAATACGATACCGTACAGTTTTGCAATCTGACGTTGGCAAAGGTCGTGCTGGAAATCACCCCGCACGCGATAGGCTATATGCCCTGCAATGTGGTGACCTACCAATTCGAAGGTAAAACCATCGTCAGGACGCATCTGTTGCCGGAAGATACCGGCAACCCGGCCTTGAATAAATTCGCCAAGGAAATGAACCCGCAATTGCGACAGATTGTCGACTTCGCCGCCGAACAATAA
- a CDS encoding LTA synthase family protein, with amino-acid sequence MRQIVWLLILVAPLLLKGWYVDNFIYRYTGTRLLGFTQVLFNDAVIYGGILILLYLSLLPTMMRWLAALLRLAAILLFAVYIIDYAIIVNFNTHLALGDAIKYTDYSYKYIQQIYGLSDFGMLALSVLMLAVPLYFSWVRFKSVNPYVKKWPIFLILSLPLAAAFADNEKYAHAWIYKNVIDYNLTILSEAAPYSAAYVDTFSFQEHINCQTQPAQPKNIIMLMVESLSAYQSRYFSGIHDWTPNLDEIASQHQAFKNFYANGFITEDGEVALLTGLQPLYPPSSYTDDGGTSFYSFYNIKDSLPNILKKHGYKAEFLTTADLEFGNTGVWAKSVGFDYVEGHDQPEYDKWERFHFEAAPDEALYLRALDRIEKNKKNNFLLFIKTVSSHHPYINPETKEKSESAAITYTDKQIGRFYRELQNSGFFKNGILIIVGDHHSMTPLKKAEVELYGQYKASAKVPLVIADGYQPASVENNQYQQIDVFNSLQGLIAGKQCYSDWNGVLFGAAKASPKYIIHRRGDNRDMVSVFGENDEFLVKLDGDNTRVISKLPAEQTVRQLLVDKINALRIARAKWALTQSAEKSD; translated from the coding sequence ATGAGACAGATTGTTTGGTTGCTTATTTTGGTGGCGCCGTTGCTGCTGAAAGGCTGGTATGTCGATAATTTCATTTATCGCTATACCGGTACCCGTTTGTTGGGGTTTACCCAGGTTTTATTTAACGATGCCGTGATTTATGGCGGTATTTTAATATTACTGTATTTATCGCTGCTGCCGACTATGATGCGTTGGTTGGCGGCATTATTGCGCCTGGCGGCTATACTGTTGTTCGCAGTTTATATTATCGATTACGCCATTATCGTTAATTTCAATACCCATTTGGCTTTGGGTGACGCCATAAAATATACGGATTATTCGTATAAATATATTCAGCAAATTTACGGTTTAAGCGATTTTGGTATGCTTGCGCTTAGCGTATTAATGTTGGCTGTACCTTTATATTTTTCGTGGGTAAGGTTTAAATCCGTAAATCCTTATGTCAAAAAGTGGCCCATCTTCTTAATTCTTAGTTTGCCGTTGGCCGCCGCGTTTGCCGATAATGAAAAATATGCCCATGCCTGGATTTATAAAAATGTCATTGATTATAATTTAACCATATTGTCTGAGGCTGCGCCGTATAGCGCCGCTTATGTCGATACTTTTAGTTTTCAAGAGCATATAAACTGCCAAACTCAGCCGGCTCAACCTAAGAATATTATTATGTTGATGGTAGAGTCGCTTTCCGCTTATCAAAGCCGGTATTTCTCCGGCATCCACGATTGGACGCCCAATCTGGACGAGATTGCTAGCCAACATCAAGCGTTCAAGAATTTTTACGCCAATGGTTTTATAACCGAAGACGGCGAAGTCGCCCTGCTGACTGGCTTGCAGCCGCTCTATCCGCCCTCCAGTTATACCGACGACGGCGGTACGTCATTTTATAGTTTTTATAATATAAAAGACTCCCTACCCAATATCCTTAAAAAGCACGGTTATAAAGCCGAGTTTTTAACCACTGCCGATTTGGAATTCGGTAACACCGGCGTTTGGGCAAAAAGTGTGGGTTTTGATTATGTCGAAGGCCACGACCAGCCGGAATACGATAAATGGGAACGGTTTCATTTTGAGGCCGCGCCGGATGAGGCCTTATATTTAAGAGCTTTGGATAGGATCGAGAAAAATAAAAAAAATAATTTTTTGCTGTTTATCAAAACGGTTAGCAGCCATCATCCCTATATTAATCCGGAGACTAAGGAAAAATCCGAATCGGCGGCCATTACTTATACCGACAAGCAAATAGGCCGGTTTTATCGAGAACTCCAAAATAGTGGCTTTTTCAAGAATGGCATCTTGATTATTGTCGGCGACCATCATTCGATGACGCCCTTAAAAAAAGCCGAGGTTGAGTTATATGGCCAGTATAAAGCTTCGGCAAAAGTGCCTTTAGTGATTGCCGATGGTTATCAGCCGGCAAGCGTGGAAAACAATCAATATCAACAAATTGATGTCTTTAATAGTTTGCAGGGTCTGATCGCCGGCAAGCAGTGTTATTCGGATTGGAATGGAGTATTGTTCGGCGCAGCGAAAGCCTCACCCAAATACATCATTCATCGTCGCGGCGACAATCGGGATATGGTTAGCGTGTTTGGCGAAAACGATGAATTTCTGGTGAAACTGGATGGCGATAATACCCGGGTAATCAGCAAACTACCGGCGGAGCAGACTGTCAGACAGCTGTTGGTCGATAAGATTAACGCGTTGCGGATAGCGCGGGCGAAGTGGGCATTGACACAATCCGCCGAAAAGTCAGATTGA
- a CDS encoding alpha-ketoglutarate-dependent dioxygenase AlkB family protein, which produces MTSTLIVKYQNLAPCDGELYLLQAFYPQTIADNYFNSLRQNLAWQTEQIHIFGRWVEVPRLMAWYGDADAEYRYSGVDHQPLPWTNELQTLRIDVEAVCLQPFNSVLANLYRDGRDSMGCHADNEKELGPNPLIASLSFGETRLLRFRHARSRTTLDIELSHGDLLIMAGELQHHWRHELPKTRQAKQARINLTFRRIVSMPTSPALSATR; this is translated from the coding sequence ATGACATCGACCTTAATCGTCAAGTACCAGAATCTGGCTCCCTGCGATGGCGAGCTGTACCTGCTGCAAGCTTTCTACCCACAAACCATCGCAGACAATTACTTCAACAGCCTGCGGCAAAACCTGGCCTGGCAAACCGAGCAAATCCATATCTTCGGCCGCTGGGTGGAGGTACCGCGCTTGATGGCCTGGTATGGCGACGCAGACGCAGAATACCGTTATTCCGGGGTCGATCACCAACCCTTGCCCTGGACCAACGAGCTACAAACCTTACGCATCGACGTCGAAGCTGTTTGCCTACAACCATTCAACAGCGTTTTGGCCAATTTATATCGCGATGGCCGCGATTCGATGGGGTGTCATGCCGACAATGAAAAAGAACTGGGACCGAATCCGCTGATTGCTTCGCTGAGTTTCGGCGAGACACGACTGCTGCGTTTCCGTCATGCCCGCAGCCGTACGACGTTGGATATAGAACTAAGTCACGGCGACTTGCTGATCATGGCCGGTGAGTTGCAACACCACTGGCGCCACGAATTGCCAAAAACTCGCCAAGCCAAGCAAGCCCGTATCAATCTGACTTTTCGGCGGATTGTGTCAATGCCCACTTCGCCCGCGCTATCCGCAACGCGTTAA
- a CDS encoding putative transporter, with product MSWLLSLFNQDSVPHTLLIISLVVASGLVLGRVSLAGIQLGIAGVLFSGLLFGHFQFTINPEVMHFLREFGLVLFVYAIGLQVGPSFVSSFFRYGLRLNGMAAAIVILGALITVLISILGDIPMPVAVGLFSGATTNTPSLAAAQQVLSGIAGIDSETLKMPGLGYAVAYPFGIAGIILAMLLNKRLFKVDIAEEAKSFADRQQQDAHIPIWKDLRVENPNLNGLTLSQIPFFEGMNVVMTRILHNGAVDVAGQESHLAIGDTIRLVGEREPLEQLKILIGPESDIDLKQIATNLQSRRLVVTNKSAINQTVGNLCMLYGVTISRIHRPDVEFSPTSNVHVHFGDELNVVGSQEALNSIEKALGNSLEELAHPQIMPIFIGISLGVLLGSVPMYLPGIPSAVKLGMAGGPLLVAIMLSRVGNWGTMTWHLPKSSNIILKDIGIVLFLACVGLHSGDQFVETLVKGDGFYWMACAALITLLPLLIIAAVGRIVYKLNFLTLCGLLAGSMTDPPALAFANNLSPAAAVSMAYATVYPLVMILRIIAAQLIILLVH from the coding sequence ATGTCGTGGTTGCTATCACTTTTTAATCAAGATTCCGTACCGCACACACTACTAATTATCAGTTTGGTAGTGGCTAGCGGCCTGGTTTTGGGCAGAGTATCGCTGGCCGGCATCCAACTGGGTATTGCCGGCGTATTGTTTTCCGGACTACTGTTCGGACATTTCCAGTTCACTATCAATCCGGAAGTCATGCATTTTTTGCGCGAATTCGGCTTGGTGCTGTTCGTCTATGCAATCGGATTGCAGGTCGGCCCCAGTTTCGTCAGTTCGTTTTTTCGTTACGGCTTGCGCCTGAACGGCATGGCCGCCGCGATCGTGATACTGGGCGCCTTGATTACGGTATTGATCAGCATTTTAGGTGATATTCCCATGCCCGTAGCGGTGGGCCTGTTTTCCGGCGCCACAACCAACACCCCGTCGCTGGCCGCCGCCCAGCAAGTATTGAGCGGGATTGCCGGCATCGATAGCGAAACCTTGAAAATGCCGGGTCTGGGGTATGCGGTGGCCTACCCATTCGGTATCGCCGGCATCATTCTGGCCATGCTGTTAAACAAACGCCTATTTAAGGTAGATATTGCAGAGGAAGCCAAAAGTTTTGCCGACAGACAGCAGCAAGATGCGCACATCCCAATCTGGAAAGATTTACGGGTGGAAAACCCCAATCTAAACGGTTTGACGCTAAGCCAAATTCCGTTTTTCGAAGGCATGAACGTGGTGATGACCCGGATTCTGCACAATGGCGCGGTGGATGTGGCCGGTCAGGAAAGCCACTTGGCAATTGGCGACACCATCCGGCTGGTCGGCGAACGCGAACCCTTGGAACAACTGAAAATTCTGATCGGTCCGGAATCGGATATCGATCTGAAACAAATTGCCACCAATTTGCAAAGCAGACGGCTGGTAGTCACCAATAAATCAGCGATCAATCAAACCGTTGGCAATCTGTGCATGCTTTACGGCGTCACCATTTCCCGGATTCATCGTCCCGACGTCGAGTTTTCTCCCACCAGCAACGTGCATGTGCATTTTGGCGATGAATTGAATGTCGTCGGCAGCCAGGAAGCGCTGAACAGTATCGAAAAAGCCCTGGGTAACTCGCTGGAAGAACTGGCTCACCCGCAAATCATGCCTATCTTTATCGGCATTTCGCTGGGGGTGTTATTAGGCAGTGTGCCAATGTATTTGCCGGGCATTCCCTCGGCGGTCAAACTGGGCATGGCCGGCGGGCCGCTACTGGTAGCCATTATGCTGAGCAGAGTGGGCAATTGGGGGACGATGACTTGGCACTTGCCGAAAAGCTCCAACATCATTTTAAAAGACATCGGCATCGTGCTGTTCCTGGCATGCGTCGGTTTGCACTCCGGCGATCAATTCGTCGAAACACTGGTCAAAGGCGACGGTTTTTACTGGATGGCCTGCGCGGCTTTGATCACCTTACTTCCGCTCCTTATCATCGCCGCCGTGGGCCGGATAGTCTATAAACTCAACTTCCTGACGCTTTGCGGCTTGCTGGCCGGCAGCATGACCGATCCGCCGGCTTTGGCATTTGCCAACAATCTCAGCCCGGCGGCGGCGGTGTCTATGGCGTATGCTACCGTATACCCCTTGGTCATGATTCTCCGGATCATTGCCGCGCAGTTGATTATTTTGTTGGTACATTAA
- a CDS encoding c-type cytochrome, with product MNNKYHKIKYIVMLGLFAAGVNAADIEAGKAKAAACQGCHGAAGVSSSPLWPSLAGQSAVYIESQLNKFRNGQRENPVMKPLASGLSDTDIQNISAYYASLHGKSAGSSDANLVKLGKDKAAMCLGCHGNNAQGMGMVPKLAGQHPQYLAKQLTDFKKGARKAPQMNALAQSLSDDDIKAVAAYLGSL from the coding sequence ATGAATAATAAATATCATAAAATCAAGTATATCGTCATGCTGGGGCTGTTTGCCGCCGGCGTCAACGCGGCGGATATTGAAGCGGGCAAGGCGAAAGCCGCTGCGTGCCAAGGTTGCCACGGTGCGGCCGGCGTCAGCAGCAGTCCGTTATGGCCCAGTCTGGCGGGGCAGAGCGCGGTGTATATCGAGAGCCAGCTGAATAAATTCCGCAACGGCCAGCGCGAAAACCCGGTAATGAAGCCGTTGGCGTCAGGTTTGAGCGATACCGACATTCAAAATATTTCTGCATATTACGCCAGCTTGCACGGCAAATCGGCCGGTAGCAGCGACGCCAACTTGGTCAAATTGGGCAAAGACAAAGCTGCAATGTGTCTGGGTTGCCACGGCAATAATGCGCAAGGTATGGGTATGGTGCCGAAATTGGCCGGACAGCACCCGCAATATTTGGCCAAACAGCTGACCGATTTTAAAAAAGGCGCGCGCAAGGCGCCGCAAATGAATGCCCTGGCGCAGTCACTCAGTGATGATGATATCAAGGCTGTGGCGGCTTATTTGGGGTCTTTGTAG